One Verrucomicrobiia bacterium genomic region harbors:
- a CDS encoding sigma-54 dependent transcriptional regulator: MERVLLLQASEDTQQLLDSLFQKDAVQWIIQAQANLATLERQRPDLVLLELGSDSLSGLKQLQLLRKARIQLPVIIISSDRSPELTMEVMKYGAYDILHTPLDRDQANFLIRDALNTVRNIKSLKTGAETGTSFFSEDMVGATPEMQAIFKLIGQIAPSHATVLITGESGVGKELIARAIYRHSLRKGQPYMAVNCAAIPDTLLESELFGHEKGAFTGATQTRQGKFEYCDEGTLFLDEVGDLSANTQAKLLRVLQNGEITRIGSNVPIHVNVRMIAATNRNLEKEVAEKRFREDLFYRLNVVRLEVPPLRERKKDIAAISLAILKKIAARENMMPPSISEEAMQLLENYSWPGNIRELENSLHRAAVLSSGETIFPHHLPKTILGAELFLKSERTTMRKAQDSEKDQLFQELIAEAQQQAPSDILGWIEREMIRRIFQKTGENQLQTAKQLGISRITLRKRLVDLGLIQGA; encoded by the coding sequence ATGGAACGCGTGTTATTGTTACAAGCCTCAGAAGACACTCAGCAGTTGCTTGATTCTTTATTTCAAAAAGATGCGGTGCAATGGATTATTCAGGCACAGGCCAATTTAGCGACGCTGGAAAGACAGCGGCCAGATTTAGTTTTATTAGAGTTGGGCTCTGATTCTTTATCTGGATTGAAACAACTTCAGTTGTTGCGTAAAGCTCGTATTCAATTGCCTGTCATTATTATTTCATCCGATCGCAGCCCTGAGTTAACCATGGAGGTGATGAAGTATGGCGCTTATGATATTTTGCATACGCCATTGGATCGGGATCAGGCTAATTTTTTAATCCGTGACGCGCTCAATACGGTGCGCAATATTAAATCATTAAAAACAGGTGCAGAAACTGGCACGTCTTTTTTTTCTGAGGATATGGTTGGAGCGACGCCGGAAATGCAGGCGATTTTTAAATTGATCGGACAAATTGCTCCGAGCCATGCCACGGTGCTGATTACGGGTGAAAGTGGTGTAGGCAAAGAGTTAATTGCGCGTGCAATCTATCGTCACAGTTTGAGAAAAGGGCAGCCTTATATGGCTGTGAATTGTGCGGCGATTCCTGATACTTTGTTGGAGAGCGAGTTGTTTGGGCATGAAAAAGGGGCTTTTACGGGAGCTACACAAACGCGGCAGGGTAAGTTTGAATATTGTGATGAAGGCACTTTGTTTTTGGACGAAGTAGGTGATCTTTCTGCTAATACCCAAGCTAAACTTTTGCGGGTGCTGCAGAATGGGGAAATTACTCGCATTGGCAGCAATGTGCCGATTCATGTGAATGTTCGCATGATCGCTGCGACTAATCGTAATTTGGAGAAGGAAGTAGCAGAAAAACGGTTTCGCGAAGATCTTTTTTATCGGTTGAATGTGGTGCGTTTGGAGGTGCCGCCTTTGCGGGAAAGGAAAAAAGATATTGCTGCAATCAGTTTGGCGATTCTCAAGAAAATTGCCGCGCGCGAAAATATGATGCCGCCTTCGATTTCTGAAGAGGCGATGCAGTTATTGGAAAATTATTCGTGGCCGGGCAATATTCGGGAGTTGGAAAATAGTTTGCATCGGGCGGCGGTGTTATCTTCAGGGGAAACCATCTTTCCGCATCATTTGCCCAAGACAATTTTGGGAGCGGAATTGTTTTTGAAATCCGAACGAACGACTATGAGAAAAGCTCAAGATTCTGAGAAAGATCAACTTTTTCAAGAATTGATTGCGGAAGCTCAGCAGCAAGCGCCCTCCGATATTTTGGGTTGGATTGAGCGAGAGATGATTCGCCGCATTTTTCAAAAAACCGGTGAAAACCAGTTGCAAACGGCCAAGCAATTAGGTATTTCGCGCATTACTTTGCGAAAACGTTTGGTGGATTTAGGATTGATTCAAGGGGCTTAG
- the infA gene encoding translation initiation factor IF-1, translating to MADAVEVTAIVKEVLPATMFRVQLENGNVLLAHLSGRMRKNFIKIMSGDKVTVEISPYDLTKARITYRHPTVSSAASGAVSTVMKQGKIQRRQGKR from the coding sequence ATGGCTGATGCAGTAGAAGTTACCGCGATTGTGAAGGAGGTGTTGCCTGCGACGATGTTTCGAGTTCAACTCGAAAATGGGAACGTGTTGTTGGCGCATCTTTCCGGTCGCATGCGAAAAAATTTTATTAAGATTATGTCAGGAGATAAAGTGACAGTTGAAATCAGTCCTTACGATTTGACCAAAGCGCGCATTACTTATCGTCATCCCACGGTAAGCAGCGCGGCGAGTGGCGCTGTTTCCACAGTCATGAAGCAGGGCAAGATTCAGAGAAGACAAGGCAAACGATAG
- the acs gene encoding acetate--CoA ligase, with amino-acid sequence MAAGNIESKLVEKRVFKPSKAFAEQARVRSFKEYQKIYRQSIQAPDKFWAKAATENLTWFKKWNKVCQWKEPFAKWFVGGKLNVSYNCLDRHLEGGRRNKAAIIFEGEPGDSQTLTYQQLHREVCRFANVLKKHGIKTGDRVVIYLPQVPEAAIAMLACTRIGAVHSVVFGGFSATALRDRINDSKAKLVITSDGGFRRGSAHALKPAVDEALKQTQSVKSVIVLRRTKMEAHMAVGRDHWWHEEVEKVSDVCEPVKLDSEHPLFILYTSGSTGKPKGILHTTGGYLLGAHLTTKYVFDIREDDIFWCTADVGWITGHTYTVYGALSNGATTLMYEGVPNYPQPDRFWSIINKYKVNIFYTAPTAIRSFIKAGDEWPKKHDLSSLRLLGSVGEPINPEAWMWYYNKIGYKRCPIVDTWWQTETGAHMITPLPGATPLKPGTATLPFFGIDAAVVDDRGKEVPFNSGGKLVIRKPWPWMLRTIYGDEARYRQTYWSEVKGCYFTGDGARRDKDGYFWIVGRIDDVLNVSGHRLGTAEIESALVSHPKIAEAAVVGRNDALKGQAVVVFVTVKSGVSTGNGLKEELRAHVAKEIGPIAKPDDLHFTEALPKTRSGKIMRRLLKEVAAGNEIKGDTTTLEDFGVISKLRAIED; translated from the coding sequence ATGGCAGCGGGTAATATTGAATCAAAGCTGGTGGAAAAGCGTGTATTTAAACCCTCAAAGGCGTTTGCGGAACAGGCGCGGGTTCGTAGTTTTAAGGAGTATCAAAAGATTTATCGTCAGTCGATTCAAGCGCCTGACAAATTTTGGGCAAAAGCTGCTACGGAAAATTTAACTTGGTTTAAAAAGTGGAATAAAGTTTGCCAATGGAAAGAGCCTTTTGCGAAATGGTTTGTGGGTGGCAAGTTGAATGTAAGTTATAACTGTTTGGATCGACATTTGGAAGGTGGACGTCGTAATAAAGCGGCGATTATTTTTGAGGGGGAACCGGGCGATTCTCAGACTTTGACTTATCAACAATTGCATCGCGAGGTGTGTCGTTTTGCGAATGTATTGAAGAAACATGGTATTAAAACGGGCGATCGAGTAGTTATTTATTTACCGCAAGTACCTGAGGCGGCGATTGCGATGTTGGCTTGCACGCGAATTGGCGCGGTCCACAGCGTGGTGTTTGGTGGATTTAGTGCTACGGCTTTGCGCGATCGTATTAATGATAGTAAGGCAAAACTGGTTATTACTTCGGATGGAGGATTTCGTCGGGGGTCGGCACATGCTTTAAAGCCGGCGGTGGATGAGGCATTAAAGCAGACGCAGTCGGTGAAAAGTGTGATTGTTTTGCGTCGCACCAAGATGGAAGCGCACATGGCGGTGGGACGCGACCATTGGTGGCATGAAGAAGTGGAAAAGGTTTCGGATGTTTGTGAGCCGGTAAAATTGGACAGTGAGCATCCGCTTTTTATTCTTTATACCAGTGGCAGTACGGGTAAGCCCAAGGGCATTTTGCATACGACAGGTGGGTATTTGTTGGGCGCTCATTTAACAACGAAGTATGTTTTTGATATTCGAGAGGATGATATTTTTTGGTGCACAGCGGATGTGGGCTGGATTACGGGCCACACTTATACGGTGTATGGAGCGTTATCGAATGGTGCGACGACTTTGATGTATGAAGGTGTGCCGAATTATCCGCAACCAGATCGGTTTTGGTCGATTATTAATAAGTATAAGGTGAATATTTTTTATACCGCGCCTACAGCGATTCGTTCCTTTATCAAAGCAGGTGATGAATGGCCAAAGAAACATGATTTATCGAGTTTGAGGTTGTTGGGTTCAGTAGGTGAGCCGATTAATCCTGAAGCTTGGATGTGGTATTATAATAAAATTGGATATAAACGTTGTCCGATTGTGGACACGTGGTGGCAGACGGAGACGGGAGCGCATATGATTACGCCGTTGCCAGGAGCTACGCCTTTGAAACCGGGCACAGCGACTTTACCATTTTTTGGGATTGATGCTGCAGTGGTGGATGATCGGGGTAAGGAGGTTCCTTTTAATTCGGGTGGTAAATTGGTGATTCGCAAACCGTGGCCTTGGATGTTGCGCACGATTTATGGCGATGAAGCGCGTTATCGTCAGACGTATTGGAGCGAGGTGAAAGGGTGTTATTTCACGGGAGATGGTGCGCGTCGCGATAAGGATGGTTATTTCTGGATCGTGGGTCGTATTGATGACGTGCTCAATGTTTCTGGCCATCGTTTAGGGACGGCAGAAATTGAAAGCGCTTTGGTAAGTCATCCGAAGATTGCGGAAGCGGCGGTTGTTGGACGCAATGACGCGTTGAAGGGCCAGGCGGTTGTAGTTTTTGTTACAGTGAAAAGTGGCGTGTCGACGGGTAATGGGTTGAAGGAAGAATTGCGTGCCCATGTTGCTAAGGAGATTGGACCGATTGCAAAACCGGACGATTTGCATTTTACGGAAGCACTTCCTAAGACGCGAAGTGGTAAAATTATGCGACGATTGCTCAAGGAAGTGGCAGCGGGCAATGAAATTAAGGGTGACACGACGACGTTGGAAGATTTTGGCGTGATTTCCAAATTGCGTGCGATTGAAGATTAA
- the shc gene encoding squalene--hopene cyclase yields MPASLTSVSGKSSSRIETVNFDLESRVNAAIHASQNHLLSLQHPDGYWVGELTVDTTLISDLVLFMHWRGKVDFAKQAKCVKHLLDRQLPDGGWNIYVNGPSEVNASVKAYFALKLAGLSPQEPAMKKAHANILRLGGIPKMNTYAKLNLALVGQFSWKYLPIIPVEIILLPKWLYFNIYEMSSWSRAMLCPLAIINHFRPTRPLPPEKQLHELFPYGTEHNDFSLKYDSKFFTWRNFFLRWNDFLNFVDGLPYKPFRSVALKKAEQWLLARISEGSDGLGAIYPGIFNAIVALECLGYSDEHPIMQKQLKHFEELEVDDIVNNDFRVQPCLSPVWDTAITSVALAESEVPADHPALQKAADWLLSKEVHFRGDWQYKNPYPVASGWAFEFNNEYYPDVDDTLKVLLALRLVQTSNESSKQEVIERALGWVLSFQCKDGGWAAFDKDVTKHWLEDVPFADHNAILDPTCSDITARCLELLGKLGYRNNTRFIKRALAMLQKTQESDGSWFGRWGVNYIYGTWQVLRGVSALNENMNEDWIVRGRDWLESCQNYDGGWGETCASYDDSALKGKGPSTASQTAWALMGIIACGDPHRISIQKGVDYLLRTQNSNGSWTEEETTGTGFPKVFYLRYDMYRNNWPLLALAEYKKLRAQFPA; encoded by the coding sequence ATGCCAGCATCACTCACATCGGTTTCAGGGAAAAGTTCTAGTAGAATTGAGACGGTGAATTTTGATTTGGAATCGCGAGTCAATGCGGCGATTCATGCGTCTCAAAATCATCTGCTTTCTTTACAACATCCTGATGGTTATTGGGTGGGAGAGTTAACCGTCGACACCACTTTGATTTCGGATCTGGTGCTTTTTATGCATTGGCGGGGTAAGGTGGATTTTGCGAAGCAAGCGAAATGCGTGAAGCATTTGTTAGATCGTCAGTTGCCAGATGGTGGTTGGAATATTTATGTGAATGGCCCCAGTGAGGTTAATGCCAGTGTTAAAGCTTACTTTGCTTTAAAATTAGCCGGTTTATCGCCTCAAGAGCCTGCGATGAAAAAAGCGCATGCCAATATTTTGCGTTTGGGAGGAATTCCTAAAATGAACACTTACGCGAAATTAAATTTAGCGTTGGTGGGACAATTTTCTTGGAAATATCTTCCGATTATTCCTGTTGAGATTATTTTGCTTCCCAAATGGTTATATTTTAATATTTACGAAATGTCTTCTTGGAGTCGGGCTATGCTTTGTCCGCTCGCTATTATTAACCATTTTCGACCCACACGTCCACTTCCGCCGGAAAAACAGTTGCATGAACTCTTTCCTTACGGAACGGAGCATAACGATTTTTCGTTAAAGTATGATTCAAAGTTTTTTACTTGGCGCAATTTTTTCCTGCGTTGGAACGATTTTTTAAATTTTGTGGATGGTTTGCCTTATAAACCTTTTCGTTCTGTAGCATTGAAGAAAGCTGAACAATGGTTGTTGGCGCGAATTAGTGAAGGCAGCGATGGGTTGGGGGCGATTTATCCTGGTATTTTTAATGCCATTGTTGCTTTGGAATGTCTCGGTTACTCCGATGAACACCCCATCATGCAAAAGCAGTTAAAACATTTTGAAGAATTGGAAGTTGACGATATTGTAAATAACGATTTTCGTGTGCAGCCCTGCTTATCTCCTGTATGGGACACCGCTATTACTTCAGTGGCATTGGCTGAATCGGAAGTGCCCGCTGATCATCCTGCACTGCAAAAAGCGGCCGATTGGTTGTTGAGCAAAGAAGTGCATTTTCGAGGTGATTGGCAATACAAAAATCCTTACCCTGTTGCTTCGGGATGGGCATTTGAGTTTAATAATGAATATTATCCCGATGTGGATGATACTTTGAAAGTGCTTTTGGCGCTTCGCTTAGTACAAACTTCGAACGAATCTAGTAAACAAGAAGTCATAGAGCGGGCTTTAGGTTGGGTATTAAGTTTTCAATGTAAAGATGGGGGTTGGGCAGCTTTTGACAAGGATGTGACGAAACATTGGCTGGAAGATGTGCCTTTTGCGGATCATAATGCTATTTTGGATCCTACTTGTAGCGATATCACAGCGCGCTGTTTGGAGTTGCTCGGCAAGTTGGGTTATCGCAATAACACGCGTTTTATTAAACGCGCTCTTGCCATGCTTCAAAAGACTCAGGAATCGGACGGTTCCTGGTTTGGTCGCTGGGGCGTGAATTATATTTATGGAACGTGGCAAGTGTTGCGAGGGGTAAGTGCTTTAAACGAAAATATGAATGAAGATTGGATTGTGCGTGGCCGCGACTGGTTAGAATCGTGTCAAAATTACGATGGAGGTTGGGGCGAAACGTGCGCGTCTTATGATGATTCCGCTTTAAAAGGAAAAGGTCCCAGCACAGCTTCTCAAACAGCTTGGGCGCTAATGGGTATCATTGCTTGCGGCGATCCTCATCGAATTAGCATTCAAAAAGGGGTGGATTATTTATTGCGCACACAAAATTCCAATGGGAGCTGGACAGAAGAAGAGACCACGGGAACGGGTTTTCCTAAGGTGTTTTATTTGCGTTATGATATGTATCGCAATAACTGGCCTTTACTTGCTTTAGCGGAGTATAAGAAGTTGCGTGCCCAATTTCCTGCATAA
- the hpnE gene encoding hydroxysqualene dehydroxylase HpnE, with the protein MSTSSATSITKKSGSNLALSFSFLSAEKRNAMSIFYAFCRVVDDIADSTTLSLTEKQKQLDQWRKEIELCYQNQNSLTLPLARELAQVIQHYSIPEIYLQEIINGVAMDLEPVVYESWEQLRQYCYRVASCVGLVSIEIFGYTNPQTKHYAELLGLAFQTTNILRDVKTDLTNQRIYLPEEDFQRANYSREELKKTHINERALNLFRLMGERAYHLYAAAERALPPEDKPKMLAAQIMCSIYFEMLQKARNQDYDIWHKPIAFSKMKKAWLMQRAIRQERKKVKNKKYTLVPTKKILILGGGVAGLSTAVHLTRSGHEITLVEARQTLGGRSHSFRDPKTGDNIDNGQHILMGCYHATLELLNRIGSQHLLRPETKLNVPYVSEAKHITRLQAAALPAPFHLASAIFGFQELSLSEKFRAMEVGISAKLDSKGEKWRSSTAEEWLQACGQTPNTIRSLWEPFCIAALNETISTASASLFGEVIRRAFLGSREDSTILFSRVGLSQLLVQPAANIIQAAGGKILCGQAIQKIHFENALAAKVELQNGTILEADTIISAMPWHAIRKLLPENSSLAQQISHLHGSPIIGIHLWFDQEICEEPFLGFLDSPIHWLFNKTKISDLEKTAYPSVALVISAAYEFEKTSQEELLQLALQECYRFLPKSKTAKLLHHFIYRARDATFQTRPETLPYRPDCQTQWKNFYLAGDWTNTGLPATIEGAIWSGKRVASMIIQN; encoded by the coding sequence GTGAGCACTTCCAGCGCAACTAGCATAACAAAAAAAAGCGGTTCCAATCTGGCGCTTTCTTTTTCTTTTCTTAGCGCTGAAAAAAGAAATGCCATGTCGATCTTTTACGCTTTTTGCCGCGTAGTAGACGATATCGCGGATTCCACCACTCTATCTCTTACCGAAAAACAAAAACAATTGGATCAATGGCGAAAAGAAATTGAGCTCTGTTATCAAAATCAAAACAGTTTAACTTTACCTCTAGCGCGCGAACTCGCCCAAGTCATTCAACACTATTCTATTCCCGAAATTTATCTGCAAGAAATTATAAACGGCGTCGCAATGGATCTCGAACCAGTAGTTTATGAAAGCTGGGAACAACTTCGCCAATACTGTTATCGCGTCGCTTCCTGCGTGGGATTGGTTAGCATCGAAATTTTCGGCTACACCAATCCTCAAACAAAACATTACGCAGAACTTTTAGGTCTCGCATTTCAAACCACAAACATTCTTCGCGATGTAAAAACCGATCTGACCAATCAGCGCATTTATCTACCAGAAGAAGATTTTCAACGCGCAAACTATTCTCGCGAAGAATTAAAAAAAACTCACATTAATGAGCGCGCTCTAAATCTTTTCCGTTTGATGGGCGAACGCGCCTACCATCTCTACGCTGCCGCCGAACGAGCCCTTCCACCTGAAGACAAACCCAAAATGCTGGCCGCCCAAATCATGTGCAGCATTTATTTTGAAATGCTTCAAAAAGCGCGCAATCAAGATTACGATATTTGGCACAAACCTATTGCTTTTTCAAAAATGAAAAAAGCCTGGCTCATGCAACGCGCCATTCGTCAGGAAAGAAAAAAGGTAAAAAATAAAAAATATACCCTCGTTCCAACAAAAAAAATCTTAATTCTTGGCGGTGGTGTCGCAGGTTTAAGTACGGCCGTGCATCTTACCCGTAGCGGCCACGAAATCACCCTTGTCGAAGCTCGTCAAACATTAGGAGGACGCTCCCATTCTTTTCGCGATCCCAAAACGGGTGACAACATTGATAACGGACAACACATATTAATGGGTTGCTATCACGCGACTTTAGAACTTCTTAATCGTATCGGCTCGCAACATCTTCTACGACCTGAAACCAAACTCAATGTGCCTTATGTCAGCGAAGCCAAACATATCACTCGATTACAAGCTGCTGCTTTGCCCGCCCCTTTTCATCTCGCAAGCGCTATTTTCGGTTTTCAGGAACTTTCTCTTTCTGAAAAATTTCGCGCTATGGAAGTTGGCATTTCTGCCAAACTCGATTCGAAAGGAGAAAAATGGCGCTCCTCCACCGCTGAAGAATGGTTGCAAGCGTGTGGACAGACACCCAATACCATTCGCAGTCTTTGGGAACCCTTTTGTATTGCTGCGCTCAACGAAACCATCTCTACCGCATCAGCCTCTCTGTTTGGCGAAGTTATCCGTCGTGCCTTTCTTGGTTCCAGAGAAGATTCCACTATTCTTTTTAGTCGAGTAGGGCTTAGCCAATTACTCGTTCAGCCTGCTGCTAATATCATTCAAGCAGCAGGCGGTAAAATTCTTTGCGGTCAAGCCATTCAAAAAATTCATTTTGAAAATGCTTTAGCAGCAAAAGTAGAACTCCAAAATGGCACTATTTTAGAAGCTGATACCATTATTTCTGCCATGCCTTGGCACGCAATCCGAAAACTACTACCCGAAAACAGTTCGCTTGCACAACAAATTTCCCACTTGCACGGCTCCCCTATTATCGGAATCCATCTCTGGTTCGATCAAGAAATTTGCGAAGAGCCTTTTCTCGGATTTCTCGATTCACCCATCCACTGGCTCTTTAACAAAACCAAAATTTCTGACCTGGAAAAAACAGCTTATCCCAGTGTTGCCTTAGTGATTAGCGCCGCTTACGAGTTTGAAAAAACCTCTCAAGAAGAATTATTACAACTAGCACTACAAGAATGTTATCGCTTTTTGCCAAAAAGTAAGACAGCTAAACTCTTACACCATTTTATCTATCGCGCTCGCGATGCCACGTTTCAAACGCGACCTGAAACATTACCCTATCGCCCTGATTGCCAAACACAGTGGAAAAATTTTTACTTAGCAGGTGATTGGACTAACACGGGTTTGCCAGCAACTATTGAGGGCGCCATTTGGAGCGGAAAAAGAGTGGCTTCAATGATTATCCAAAACTAA
- the hpnC gene encoding squalene synthase HpnC yields the protein MTLEEAYLQCSRQAQDHYENFPVGSRLLPQPQRKYIHAVYAFARTADDFADETVQTLTVPERIELLERWENHLDLALEGKNQESIFIALREAIEKCQLPIQLFRDLISAFKQDIVKTRYTNFDEVLDYCRRSANPVGRLVLHVFNYRDETLHQLSDKICTGLQLANFWQDVSVDLLKDRIYLPKNDMDTFQIDETQLKNNADTPQFRNLLKFQVDRTWQIFNEGKRLPEYLTRGLRFEIRLTWLGGTEILRKIEKINYYTLHQRPTLSKWDILRLLPKACFKL from the coding sequence ATGACTCTCGAAGAAGCCTACCTCCAATGCTCTCGCCAGGCGCAAGACCATTACGAAAATTTTCCTGTAGGCTCGCGGCTTTTGCCTCAACCTCAACGTAAATATATTCACGCGGTCTACGCTTTTGCTCGCACCGCGGATGACTTTGCCGATGAAACCGTTCAAACCCTTACTGTTCCCGAAAGAATTGAACTTCTAGAACGTTGGGAAAATCATTTAGATCTAGCTCTAGAAGGCAAAAATCAAGAATCGATTTTTATCGCATTGCGCGAAGCCATTGAAAAATGTCAGCTTCCCATTCAACTATTTCGCGATCTTATTTCTGCTTTCAAACAAGACATAGTCAAAACTCGTTATACTAACTTTGATGAGGTTTTAGACTACTGTCGTCGTAGCGCCAATCCAGTCGGACGTTTGGTTCTTCATGTTTTTAATTATCGCGACGAAACACTTCATCAACTGAGCGATAAAATTTGCACTGGCTTGCAACTTGCCAATTTCTGGCAAGACGTGAGCGTTGATCTTTTGAAAGATCGCATTTACCTTCCGAAAAATGATATGGACACTTTTCAAATCGATGAAACGCAGTTAAAAAATAATGCCGACACTCCTCAATTTCGGAACTTGTTGAAATTCCAAGTCGATCGCACCTGGCAAATTTTTAACGAAGGCAAACGTTTACCGGAATATCTCACTCGCGGGCTAAGATTCGAAATTCGACTCACCTGGCTAGGCGGAACCGAGATTTTACGAAAAATAGAAAAAATTAATTATTACACACTCCATCAACGTCCCACACTTTCAAAATGGGACATTCTGCGACTCTTACCCAAAGCCTGCTTTAAACTTTAA
- a CDS encoding agmatine deiminase family protein encodes MNQSENETPTRLGYRMPAEWEPHEATWLSWPRRDGISFPGRFDSIPSYWVRMAELLSEGELVRINVFDEAHEAEVKEHLVKGGLEKKLNQRIFLHRFPAYEPWCRDHGPIFVVKEEAPELAIVDWGYNAWGGKYPPYDWDDVVPTHIANFLKVPCFQPKMILEGGSIDVNGCGSLLTTTSCLLNPNRNPDLSQETIENYLKDYLGVTNILWLGEGIIGDDTDGHVDDITRFVSPTTIVTGITDDPQDPNFEPLMENYRRLLEMKNEEGKPFHVCSLPMPTPQSYEGQPLPASYANFYIGNKVVLVPIYDCDNDGEVLVTLRELFPKRKVHGIDCRDLIWGLGAFHCVTQQQPAIKKVKQ; translated from the coding sequence ATGAACCAGTCGGAAAATGAGACGCCTACAAGGTTAGGTTACCGAATGCCTGCGGAATGGGAACCGCATGAGGCTACGTGGTTGAGTTGGCCGCGTCGTGATGGGATTTCGTTCCCAGGACGATTTGATTCCATTCCTTCCTATTGGGTGCGAATGGCGGAACTTTTGTCTGAGGGGGAGTTGGTCAGGATTAACGTGTTTGACGAGGCGCATGAAGCGGAGGTTAAAGAACATTTGGTGAAAGGGGGATTAGAAAAAAAATTAAATCAACGGATTTTTTTACATCGTTTTCCGGCGTATGAACCGTGGTGTCGAGATCATGGTCCGATTTTTGTTGTGAAAGAAGAAGCTCCTGAATTGGCGATTGTGGATTGGGGTTATAATGCGTGGGGAGGTAAATATCCCCCTTATGATTGGGATGATGTGGTGCCGACGCACATCGCTAATTTTTTAAAAGTTCCTTGTTTCCAACCCAAAATGATTTTGGAAGGAGGCTCGATTGATGTGAATGGTTGCGGCTCACTTTTAACGACAACCTCTTGTTTGTTAAACCCGAATCGCAATCCGGATTTGAGTCAGGAAACTATTGAGAATTATTTGAAAGATTATTTAGGGGTAACGAACATTTTATGGCTTGGAGAGGGGATTATTGGGGATGACACCGATGGTCATGTGGATGATATCACGCGTTTTGTTTCGCCCACCACTATAGTTACTGGCATTACTGACGATCCGCAGGATCCTAATTTTGAGCCGCTCATGGAAAATTATCGTCGTTTATTGGAGATGAAAAATGAGGAAGGAAAGCCTTTCCATGTTTGTTCGCTGCCTATGCCGACTCCGCAGAGTTATGAGGGGCAGCCCTTACCAGCGAGCTATGCCAATTTTTATATTGGAAATAAAGTGGTGTTGGTGCCCATTTATGATTGTGATAATGATGGAGAGGTTTTGGTAACTTTGCGGGAATTATTTCCCAAACGAAAAGTGCATGGGATTGATTGTCGGGATTTGATTTGGGGATTGGGCGCGTTTCATTGTGTTACGCAACAACAGCCTGCCATTAAAAAAGTGAAGCAATAG
- a CDS encoding EF-hand domain-containing protein, producing MKKSLVSQWSMVTAMVAGLVVVCNHSVQAEELSPEQGSQKMIKRFDTNHDGKLDSKELEVMKAKMAEMRKEHQERMLEKFDKNKDGQLDDQERAEMQKARQAWQEQRAENREKVFEKLDLNKDGKLDETELKKAQEKRLDKAMSLDTNKDGKIDKKEWEARKPQKE from the coding sequence ATGAAAAAATCCCTAGTTTCCCAATGGAGTATGGTCACGGCGATGGTTGCCGGTTTAGTAGTTGTTTGTAATCATTCTGTTCAAGCGGAAGAGCTTTCACCTGAACAAGGAAGCCAAAAAATGATTAAGCGTTTTGACACCAATCATGACGGAAAATTGGATTCCAAAGAGCTGGAAGTGATGAAGGCTAAGATGGCTGAGATGCGAAAAGAGCATCAAGAAAGAATGCTGGAAAAATTTGATAAAAATAAAGATGGACAGTTGGATGACCAAGAAAGAGCTGAGATGCAAAAAGCTAGGCAAGCCTGGCAGGAGCAGCGCGCGGAAAATAGAGAAAAAGTTTTTGAAAAATTAGATTTAAATAAAGATGGAAAGTTGGACGAAACCGAATTGAAAAAGGCTCAGGAAAAACGATTGGATAAAGCAATGTCTTTAGACACGAACAAAGATGGGAAAATAGATAAAAAAGAGTGGGAAGCTCGGAAGCCGCAGAAAGAATAA